In Antechinus flavipes isolate AdamAnt ecotype Samford, QLD, Australia chromosome 3, AdamAnt_v2, whole genome shotgun sequence, a genomic segment contains:
- the FFAR3 gene encoding LOW QUALITY PROTEIN: free fatty acid receptor 3 (The sequence of the model RefSeq protein was modified relative to this genomic sequence to represent the inferred CDS: deleted 1 base in 1 codon) yields MLNPFLSFRTTMNKSAVQGYFSGSHWLYFSVYLFTFLIGLPLNLLALIVFVGKLRRRPLAVDVLLLNLTISDLLLLVFLPFRMIETASAMYWPLPFFLCPLSGFLFFTTIYLSSLILTAVSVERYLGVAYPVWYKTQSRTCQAGLVSVGCWLLGSAHCSLVYVAEFWEDTTQKHQSNRTCYLEFREEQLAVVLPVRLEMAVVLFGVPLVLVSFCYGKMVWILRKGNHLKRRKRVMGLIGATMLNFLVCFGPYNTSHIVGYFQGKSPRWRGYVLLLSTLNSCVDPLVFYFSSSGFQRDFHSLFKNLVKTSGLGGGNGSGIQERNGPEKEQSTC; encoded by the exons ATGCtgaatccttttctctccttcaga ACCACCATGAACAAGAGTGCAGTGCAGGGTTACTTTTCTGGTAGCCACTGGCTCTACTTCTCTGTCTACCTCTTCACCTTCCTCATTGGCCTTCCCCTCAACCTGCTGGCCCTGATTGTCTTTGTGGGTAAACTGAGGCGTCGGCCTCTGGCTGTGGATGTTCTTCTGCTCAACCTGACCATCTCTGACCTGCTGCTGCTGGTCTTTCTGCCCTTCCGGATGATTGAGACAGCGAGTGCCATGTACTGGCCTTTGCCCTTCTTCTTATGCCCCTTatcaggttttcttttcttcaccaCCATCTACCTCAGCTCCCTCATCCTCACAGCCGTGAGTGTGGAACGCTACCTGGGGGTCGCCTACCCTGTGTGGTACAAGACCCAGTCGAGGACCTGCCAGGCTGGCTTGGTCAGTGTTGGCTGTTGGCTGCTGGGGAGTGCCCACTGCAGCCTAGTCTATGTTGCAGAATTTTGGGAGGATACCACCCAAAAGCATCAATCCAACAGGACTTGCTACCTGGAGTTTAGGGAAGAGCAGCTGGCTGTGGTGCTGCCTGTCAGGCTGGAGATGGCAGTGGTCCTCTTTGGAGTGCCTTTGGTTCTTGTCAGCTTTTGCTACGGTAAAATGGTATGGATCCTGAGAAAGGGGAACCAcctgaagaggagaaaaagagtgATGGGACTGATAGGGGCCACGATGCTCAATTTCCTGGTCTGCTTTGGCCCATACAACACATCCCACATCGTTGGTTATTTCCAGGGCAAAAGTCCAAGATGGCGGGGGTATGTGTTGCTGCTCAGCACTCTGAACTCCTGTGTTGATCCTCTTGTCTTTTACTTCTCATCATCCGGGTTCCAGAGGGACTTTCACAGTTTATTCAAGAATCTGGTGAAGACTTCAGGTCTTGGGGGGGGAAATGGGTCAGGAATACAAGAGCGAAATGGACCAGAGAAAGAACAGTCTACCTGTTAA
- the FFAR1 gene encoding free fatty acid receptor 1, with translation MDIPAQLSFALYAAAFTLGLPLNVILLSEAVSHARLRLTPSLVYTLHLACSDLLLTASLPLKAAEALAGGAWPLPASLCPAFALIHFVPLYSGGVFLTALSAGRYLGAAFPLGYQAARRPCYSWGVCVGIWGLVLFHLGLVLGLETLGGQVDNSTKSLGLTIPINGSPVCLEAWDPIWAGPARLSVSLLLFFLPLAITAFCYVGCLRALARSGLSRSRKLRAARVAGGALLTLLLCLGPYNASHVLGFVKPDAGGHWRKLGLIMGSWSTVLNPLVSGCLGNRAGQRHGTIGTPGGTAQK, from the coding sequence ATGGACATCCCAGCACAGCTCTCCTTTGCCCTCTACGCTGCTGCCTTCACGCTGGGCCTTCCCCTCAATGTCATCCTCCTCAGCGAGGCTGTGTCCCATGCCCGGCTCCGCCTTACCCCAAGCCTTGTCTACACCCTCCACCTGGCCTGCTCGGACCTGCTGCTGACCGCCTCCCTGCCCCTGAAGGCGGCCGAGGCTCTAGCAGGGGGAGCCTGGCCTCTCCCGGCCTCACTTTGCCCGGCCTTCGCCTTGATACACTTTGTCCCCCTTTATTCTGGGGGTGTTTTTTTGACTGCCCTCAGCGCCGGCCGCTACCTGGGGGCGGCCTTCCCGTTGGGATACCAAGCCGCACGGAGGCCCTGCTATTCCTGGGGGGTGTGTGTGGGCATCTGGGGGCTGGTCCTCTTCCACTTGGGGCTGGTGCTTGGCCTGGAAACTCTGGGAGGCCAGGTGGACAACAGCACAAAGTCCCTGGGGTTGACCATTCCCATCAACGGCTCCCCCGTCTGCCTGGAAGCCTGGGACCCGATATGGGCTGGTCCGGCCCGCCTCAGCGTTTCCCTtctgctcttcttcctccccttggCCATCACTGCCTTCTGCTACGTGGGCTGCCTCCGGGCCCTGGCCCGCTCGGGCCTAAGCCGAAGCCGCAAGCTCAGAGCCGCCCGCGTGGCCGGAGGGGCCCTGCTCACGCTGCTGCTCTGCCTGGGGCCCTACAACGCCTCCCATGTGCTGGGCTTCGTGAAGCCCGATGCCGGCGGCCACTGGAGGAAGCTTGGCTTGATCATGGGATCCTGGAGCACCGTGCTCAATCCACTGGTGTCAGGGTGCTTGGGCAACAGGGCTGGCCAGAGGCACGGTACCATAGGGACTCCGGGTGGGACGGCCCAGAAATAA